The following proteins come from a genomic window of Aspergillus luchuensis IFO 4308 DNA, chromosome 3, nearly complete sequence:
- a CDS encoding RIC1 family protein (COG:D,K,T;~EggNog:ENOG410PG79;~InterPro:IPR009771,IPR036322,IPR040096;~PFAM:PF07064;~go_component: GO:0034066 - RIC1-RGP1 guanyl-nucleotide exchange factor complex [Evidence IEA];~go_function: GO:0005515 - protein binding [Evidence IEA];~go_process: GO:0006886 - intracellular protein transport [Evidence IEA]) yields the protein MYWPNGVPRVYAINGPAIPVTISEDDDSIEYESSAEQGLSLRENEADKPTGTTDSAWADEPITGLCVSRSGFMFATMTDSSIAIWQTRPTAVVAAVARSASSLENYGPNVALLMHPDSTILVAQTLNGYLLTYTIAVGPTTRVYQHHFDQTSSTRRQQLARLTAEEEATGIRDVSIRFRMAIKIESGIAKALALDNELVVATVKPAAIQCIRWMPDADGSQTQSELLSRILGVSKRTSITDMVYDRAINLLVWITNEGQAYAVQRTPEGTTDSETPKKLFQGHCFHNPEDEGMKAMKVAVNARFSLLTVNCANGEILVYTAKDYMGNVPLSHRLQLPASLATTGNLSFMSYSPDGYCLFAGYERGWTTWSVFGKPGGTSFTADRTLAKSNDEDWVTGVSHGCWIGGGAEIILTGQNDRRLWILETARSALTGCYSSANLARGLLQTGTEIILYRGHDLPDLMTISGKDSLWHHAQYPPSYLHSQWPIRSSVVSQDGRYVAIAGRRGLAHYSVNSGRWRVFEDSKIENSFAVRGGMCWYGHILIAAIDNDGSYELRLYSRESPLNNHTILHIEYLPSPVVFIGPSGEDSLLVYTYDNILYHYIINSAHSRITLVPVGQIAFHGIVRAPTRVRAISWILPEDQMRNGDPSQDVKVASVLLLVDGNLVLLQPSTSETGELKYDMRVVSHEVEYYILMRDQLSFNFAPSVDESVPASPAAEMALNMYHSNLSLRDSLWTFCGKELLSWSDVQDVLHREDVAKPLEVPLDFYPLSVLLNKGIVLGVEAEMTQRRDVTFSVLKFAIRTHLFLPYFLQHSLTHGDMPAALSLCQHFSHLSYFPHALEVLLHHVLDDEVDNASKDSKTDDPSQKHSPLLPTVISFLQASLPATVYLDIVVQCTRKTELRSWRTLFTYLPPPKDLFEQALKLNSLKTAVGYLLVLQAFEDEDDDHDSPIEDYVVRLMYLASRKNDWELCAELARFLIALDRSGDMLQRAVTRAGLRDGNLPGTGLNGSGTSVKGLGLAIRTPSWSSLSPTSLSPRPESDRHA from the exons ATGTACTGGCCCAATGGAGTTCCCCGGGTCTATGCGATCAATGGCCCTGCAATCCCGGTTACGATctccgaagatgatgattcaATAGAGTACGAGAGCTCTGCGGAGCAGGGCTTGTCGTTGAGAGAAAATGAAGCCGACAAACCGACGGGGACGACGGACTCGGCCTGGGCGGATGAGCCCATTACGGGGCTTTGCGTTTCCAGGAGTGGGTTCATGTTTGCGACGATGACTGACTCGTCAATTGCTATATGGCAGACTAGA CCCACCGCTGTTGTAGCTGCGGTTGCTCGGTCCGCCTCTTCCCTGGAGAACTATGGGCCTAATGTAGCTCTCCTGATGCACCCGGATTCGACCATTCTCGTTGCTCAGACGCTGAATGGATACCTTTTGACGTATACGATTGCTGTGGGCCCTACCACTCGTGTGTATCAACACCACTTCGATCAAACCAGTTCGACTCGCCGTCAGCAGCTTGCGCGCTTAACagccgaggaagaggccaCAGGGATTCGAGATGTCAGCATTCGCTTTAGAATGGCGATCAAGATAGAGTCGGGCATTGCGAAAGCCCTTGCGTTGGACAATGAACTCGTCGTCGCCACGGTGAAGCCGGCTGCCATTCAGTGCATTCGGTGGATGCCTGATGCAGACGGCTCACAGACCCAGTCTGAGCTTCTGAGCCGTATCCTGGGTGTGTCCAAGCGCACATCTATTACGGATATGGTGTATGATCGAGCTATCAATCTGCTAGTATGGATTACCAACGAAGGCCAGGCGTATGCCGTCCAGCGCACTCCGGAAGGCACAACGGATTCGGAGACTCCCAAGAAGCTTTTCCAAGGACATTGCTTCCACAAtcccgaggatgagggtatGAAAGCCATGAAAGTTGCGGTCAATGCCCGCTTCTCGCTTCTTACTGTCAACTGCGCGAACGGCGAAATCCTGGTATACACGGCTAAAGACTACATGGGGAATGTTCCTCTCTCGCATCGGCTTCAACTGCCAGCTTCCCTTGCTACAACCGGCAATCTGTCATTCATGTCCTATTCGCCCGACGGCTATTGCCTCTTTGCAGGCTATGAGCGTGGATGGACGACATGGAGTGTGTTTGGCAAGCCCGGTGGGACCAGCTTCACAGCAGATCGGACTCTTGCCAAGTCGAACGATGAGGACTGGGTGACTGGGGTTTCTCACGGCTGCTGGATAGGCGGGGGGGCTGAAATTATCCTTACGGGTCAGAATGATCGTCGATTGTGGATACTGGAAACCGCTCGCAGCGCCTTGACGGGCTGCTACTCTTCTGCGAACCTGGCTCGGGGTCTCTTGCAAACCGGGACGGAGATTATTCTCTACCGCGGCCACGACCTACCCGATCTCATGACTATCTCGGGTAAGGATTCGCTCTGGCACCATGCGCAATATCCTCCATCCTATCTACATTCCCAGTGGCCCATTCGCTCCAGCGTCGTCTCGCAGGACGGGAGGTACGTAGCCATTGCTGGCCGGCGTGGACTTGCACACTATAGCGTGAACAGCGGCCGCTGGCGAGTGTTTGAGGACTCCAAGATTGAGAATTCGTTTGCCGTCAGAGGCGGCATGTGCTGGTACGGACACATTCTGATTGCTGCCATCGACAACGATGGATCTTATGAG CTCCGGCTCTACTCCCGGGAGAGTCCCTTGAACAACCACACAATCTTGCATATAGAATACCTACCTTCGCCTGTCGTCTTCATCGGCCCGTCAGGAGAAGATTCCCTTCTTGTCTATACCTATGATAATATCCTCTACCACTATATCATCAACTCTGCACACTCCCGAATAACACTGGTCCCGGTTGGTCAGATTGCTTTTCATGGGATCGTGCGGGCACCGACCCGCGTGCGAGCGATCAGCTGGATTTTGCCTGAGGATCAGATGC GTAATGGCGATCCATCACAGGATGTCAAGGTCGCATCAGTGCTCTTGTTGGTCGACGGCAACTTGGTTCTGCTGCAGCCATCGACGTCGGAGACCGGAGAGCTAAAGTACGACATGCGTGTGGTATCGCACGAAGTCGAGTACTACATTCTGATGAGGGACCAGTTGTCCTTCAACTTTGCGCCATCTGTGGACGAGTCAGTCCCGGCTAGTCCGGCAGCCGAGATGGCGTTGAACATGTATCACAGCAACCTGTCGCTACGGGACTCGCTGTGGACGTTCTGCGGCAAAGAACTCCTTTCATGGAGCGATGTGCAGGATGTGCTGCACCGGGAAGACGTAGCGAAACCGCTCGAGGTGCCGCTAGACTTTTACCCTCTGTCAGTTCTACTGAATAAGGGCATCGTGCTGGGAGTGGAGGCAGAGATGACCCAGCGCCGCGATGTCACGTTCTCCGTGCTGAAATTTGCCATCCGA ACACACCTGTTCCTTCCATACTTCCTCCAACATAGCCTGACACATGGCGACATGCCAGCAGCGCTGTCGTTATGCCAACATTTCTCCCACCTCTCCTACTTCCCGCACGCCCTAGAAGTCCTGCTGCACCACGTCCTCGACGACGAAGTCGACAACGCCAGCAAGGACAGCAAGACCGACGACCCATCACAAAAACACAGTCCCCTCCTTCCGACGGTCATATCGTTCCTCCAGGCATCCCTACCCGCCACCGTATACCTCGACATTGTCGTCCAGTGCACGCGCAAAACCGAACTCCGGTCCTGGCGCACCCTGTTCACATACCTTCCTCCGCCGAAGGATCTGTTCGAGCAAGCACTGAAGCTCAACTCGCTCAAAACAGCAGTAGGCTATCTCCTAGTGCTGCAGGCAttcgaggacgaagacgacgaccACGACTCGCCTATCGAGGACTATGTCGTCCGTCTGATGTACCTCGCGTCGCGGAAGAACGACTGGGAGCTGTGTGCAGAACTGGCTCGGTTCCTGATCGCGCTCGACAGATCAGGCGATATGCTGCAACGGGCCGTGACGCGCGCGGGGCTACGAGATGGCAATCTACCAGGGACGGGACTGAACGGATCAGGAACGAGCGTGAAGGGGCTAGGACTGGCGATCCGCACGCCGTCATGGTCATCGCTATCACCGACATCATTATCCCCGCGACCTGAATCAGACCGTCACGCCTAA
- the TMA20 gene encoding translation machinery-associated protein 20 (BUSCO:EOG09264RQY;~COG:J;~EggNog:ENOG410PGCQ;~InterPro:IPR036974,IPR016437,IPR015947,IPR041366, IPR004521,IPR002478;~PFAM:PF17832,PF01472;~go_function: GO:0003723 - RNA binding [Evidence IEA]), which yields MFKKDIPPSNRSKVKSSVQRGLRQRFLDTYPGFEPYIEEVLPKKAQLDAVKLPERSTLYTYENTPLFYQPLDGPPIPHLKLIHAYPDALPTIQIDRGAIRFVLSGAALMAPGLTSAGGRLPDVENGEKEIAAGEVVAVKAEGKETVCLVGVLKVGTEEIKKVGKGVVLDEGHYLGDGLWRYHLD from the exons ATGTTTAAGAAGGA TATCCCCCCGAGCAACCGCTCAAAAGTCAAATCCTCCGTGCAGCGCGGCCTCCGCCAACGGTTCCTCGACACATACCCAGGATTCGAACCCTACATTGAAGAAGTCCTACCGAAGAAGGCCCAACTGGATGCCGTGAAGCT TCCGGAAAGATCCACCCTCTACACATACGAAAACACCCCTCTGTTCTACCAACCGCTCGACGGCCCGCCCATCCCACACCTGAAGCTCATCCACGCCTATCCGGACGCCCTGCCCACGATCCAGATCGACCGGGGAGCTATTCGGTTCGTGTTGTCTGGTGCGGCGCTCATGGCGCCGGGGTTGACGAGTGCTGGGGGCAGATTGCCCGATGTGGAgaatggggagaaggagatagCTGCTGGGGAGGTGGTTGCTGTGAAGGCCgaggggaaggagacggTTTGTCTGGTGGGCGTGTTGAAGGTTGGTACCGAGGAGATTAAGAAGGTCGGGAAGGGTGTGGTCTTGGATGAGGGTCATTATCTTGGGGATGGGTTGTGGAGGTATCATCTTGATTAA
- a CDS encoding YchF/Obg family ATPase (BUSCO:EOG09262JWJ;~COG:J;~EggNog:ENOG410PH3G;~InterPro:IPR041706,IPR027417,IPR012675,IPR012676, IPR013029,IPR006073,IPR031167,IPR004396,IPR023192, IPR004095;~PFAM:PF06071,PF01926;~go_function: GO:0005525 - GTP binding [Evidence IEA]) has protein sequence MPPKKAVVQEKVLLGRPGNNLKSGIVGLANVGKSTLFQAITKSSLGNPANFPYATIDPEEARVIVPDDRFDWLCEHYKPKSQVPANLTVYDIAGLTRGASTGAGLGNAFLSHIRAVDAIFQVVRCFDDAEIIHVEGDVDPIRDLTIISEELRIKDIEFVEKALESLQKQTKRGGQTLEMKKLREEEATVAKVLEWLKDGKDVRKNEWGPKEVETINPLMLLTAKPVVYLVNLSEKDYIRQKNKYLPKVFEWIKTNSPGDSLIPISVSFEERLTRFESDEAALEECKSLNTKSALPKVITTMRQVLNLASFFTTGTDEVRQWTIRKGIKAPAAAGVIHTDFEKTFIQAVVYNYATLREYGDEAAVKAAGKVMTKGKDYVVEDGDILLIKAGAARG, from the exons ATGCCCCCCAAGAAGGCCGTCGTTCAAGAAAAGGTCCTGCTGGGCCGTCCAGGAAACAACCTGAAGAGTGGTATC GTTGGTCTCGCCAACGTCGGCAAGTCCACGCTCTTCCAGGCCATTACCAAGTCGTCTCTTGGTAACCCCGCCAACTTCCCCTATGCTACCATTGACCCCGAAGAGGCGCGTGTCATTGTCCCCGATGACCGCTTCGACTGGCTGTGCGAGCACTACAAGCCCAAGTCTCAGGTTCCTGCCAACTTGACCGTCTATGATATCGCCGGTCTGACCCGTGGTGCCTCCACCGGTGCCGGTCTCGGTAACGCTTTCTTGTCGCACATCCGTGCCGTCGATGCTATCTTCCAGGTCGTTCGTTGCTTCGATGATGCCGAGATTATCCACGTCGAGGGTGACGTCGACCCCATCCGTGATCTGACCATCATCAGCGAGGAGCTGCGTATCAAGGATATCGAGTTCGTCGAGAAGGCTCTCGAGAGCCTTCAGAAGCAGACCAAGCGTGGTGGTCAGACTCtcgagatgaagaagctgcgtgAGGAGGAGGCTACCGTTGCCAAGGTGCTCGAGTGGCTCAAGGACGGCAAGGACGTCCGCAAGAACGAGTGGGGTCCCAAGGAG GTTGAAACCATCAACCCCCTGATGCTGCTCACTGCCAAGCCGGTTGTCTACCTGGTCAACCTGAGTGAGAAGGACTACATCCGCCAGAAGAACAAGTACCTGCCCAAGGTGTTCGAGTGGATCAAGACCAACTCTCCGGGTGACTCTCTGATCCCCATCTCCGTCTCGTTCGAGGAGCGTTTGACCCGCTTCGAGAGCGATGAGGCTGCTCTGGAGGAGTGCAAGAGCCTGAACACCAAGTCGGCCCTGCCCAAGGTGATTACCACCATGCGTCAGGTGCTGAACCTGGCCAGTTTCTTCACCACCGGTACCGACGAGGTGCGCCAGTGGACCATCCGTAAGGGCATCAAGGccccggctgctgctggtgttaTCCACACCGACTTTGAGAAGACCTTTATCCAGGCCGTTGTGTACAACTACGCGACTCTGCGTGAGTACGGAGACGAAGCTGCCGTCAAGGCCGCTGGTAAGGTGATGACCAAGGGTAAGGATTACgttgtggaggatggtgatatTCTGTTGATCAAGGCGGGTGCTGCCCGTGGTTAA